Proteins encoded within one genomic window of Verrucomicrobiota bacterium:
- a CDS encoding serine/threonine protein kinase, with protein MIDDSPRRVRFIWGNMFGLSRQTAVTQGPFGPFQLHELINSGGMAEIWLATNARNEHLALRLMQETSGFDFLSKKRFLRGSEVLSTMSPHDSVIRYLGHGKINGILYQATEYVEGANLKQCMARNDENLAEFVGNIILDAASALEHVHDSGYMHLDFKPENIMVTANGGSRLIDFDLAQPIPDKPKKLTGNPGTPAYMAPEQLMRRPIDRRTDIFSFGVTAYEVLTFHKPFPGETPKEVLLKQIADRQNGFVPPRELNPAIPAGVEKAILKCIEADPERRYPYMSVLVRDLKSALYV; from the coding sequence ATGATAGACGATTCGCCGCGCCGGGTGCGGTTCATTTGGGGAAACATGTTTGGATTGAGCAGACAGACAGCGGTCACGCAGGGGCCATTCGGCCCTTTCCAGCTCCATGAGTTGATCAATTCGGGGGGCATGGCGGAGATTTGGCTGGCGACGAACGCGAGGAACGAGCACCTCGCTCTGCGATTGATGCAGGAGACATCGGGTTTCGATTTTCTGAGCAAGAAGCGTTTTCTCAGGGGTTCGGAAGTGCTTTCGACCATGTCGCCGCACGATTCGGTGATTCGCTATTTGGGACATGGCAAAATCAACGGTATTCTCTATCAAGCCACGGAGTACGTTGAAGGCGCCAATTTGAAGCAATGCATGGCGCGCAATGACGAGAATCTTGCGGAGTTCGTCGGAAACATCATCCTTGATGCCGCCTCGGCTCTGGAGCACGTGCATGACTCAGGATACATGCACCTCGATTTCAAGCCTGAGAATATCATGGTGACGGCCAATGGAGGTTCCCGCCTGATTGACTTCGACCTGGCTCAGCCGATTCCGGACAAACCCAAGAAATTGACGGGGAACCCCGGCACTCCTGCTTACATGGCGCCCGAGCAACTGATGCGGCGTCCGATTGACCGGCGGACGGACATTTTTTCCTTCGGGGTGACGGCGTACGAGGTGCTGACCTTTCACAAGCCCTTTCCCGGTGAAACGCCAAAAGAGGTCCTGCTCAAGCAAATCGCGGATCGCCAGAATGGATTCGTTCCCCCGCGCGAGCTCAATCCGGCCATTCCGGCTGGAGTGGAGAAGGCCATTTTGAAATGCATCGAAGCGGATCCGGAACGGCGTTACCCCTACATGAGCGTGCTCGTGCGTGACCTCAAGTCCGCGCTTTACGTCTAG
- a CDS encoding CPBP family intramembrane metalloprotease, with amino-acid sequence MKRTGLALLGYFTAVFLGAAILAPWLHALVQFLAEHHPAWQGLASAPFHRYVNRCLLLIAIAGLWPLGRFLNLRGITGLGWTPQPAPGRELAHGFLVGWISLGILAWLAGAHELQTSLTLPSTLKSVGKAALSAVAVALIEESLFRGMLLGGTRPAWGPKAALWFSSSVYAITHFFRRVQHEGDIKWDSGFSVLAQMTAGFVDLPSLFPAFLNLLVAGLILGRWHLKSGSLWGPAALHAGWVFWLKMYGFLTDPVSSASPRVWGSERLIDGWIALPVLLVVYIFIARRSTSHEPLTKRSAVH; translated from the coding sequence ATGAAACGCACCGGTTTGGCGCTTCTCGGATACTTCACCGCAGTGTTCCTCGGAGCGGCGATCCTCGCCCCCTGGCTCCATGCCTTGGTCCAATTCCTGGCTGAGCATCACCCAGCCTGGCAAGGTCTCGCTTCGGCGCCGTTCCATCGCTACGTCAATCGCTGCCTGTTATTGATCGCCATCGCAGGACTCTGGCCGCTGGGCCGTTTTTTAAATCTTCGCGGGATCACCGGCTTGGGATGGACCCCCCAACCGGCTCCCGGACGCGAACTCGCCCACGGATTTCTCGTCGGTTGGATCTCCCTGGGGATTCTCGCCTGGCTTGCCGGTGCGCACGAACTCCAGACCTCTCTGACCTTGCCTTCAACCCTGAAATCAGTCGGAAAAGCCGCCCTTTCTGCCGTGGCAGTTGCCCTCATCGAAGAATCCCTTTTCAGGGGCATGCTGCTGGGGGGAACACGACCAGCTTGGGGTCCAAAAGCCGCACTCTGGTTCAGCAGTTCCGTCTATGCCATCACCCATTTTTTCCGCCGAGTTCAGCATGAGGGAGATATCAAATGGGATTCGGGATTCTCCGTGCTCGCGCAAATGACCGCCGGCTTCGTCGATCTGCCTTCCTTGTTTCCCGCATTCCTCAACCTGCTCGTGGCAGGCCTCATCCTGGGTCGATGGCACCTCAAGTCTGGATCCCTTTGGGGACCCGCAGCGCTCCACGCCGGCTGGGTCTTCTGGCTAAAAATGTACGGTTTCCTTACCGATCCAGTCTCGAGCGCCTCCCCACGCGTCTGGGGTAGCGAACGCCTCATTGACGGCTGGATTGCCTTGCCCGTGTTGCTCGTGGTTTATATCTTCATAGCGCGAAGGAGCACCTCCCATGAGCCACTCACCAAGCGAAGCGCCGTCCATTGA
- a CDS encoding DUF1552 domain-containing protein: MILTRKHLPRRAFLRGMGATLALPLLDAMVPAATALSKTAAQPVRRLGFVYMPMGCDLTRWTPRSEHSLDQLSPILSPLEPIRNHVNVFSGFELKNAYPGTHATSNSAFLSAARAKLTESSDYYLGTTVDQIAARQIGKTTQLPSLEIAMDLLQTTGQCDNGYACVYQNNLSWSSPTTPLPAEAHPRLVFETLFGGGGSKAERRAALRRKASLLDGFRQDLARLNRELGPADRARVENYLDTIREVERRIQLAETASQEGALPDMDRPAGVPPSYAEHARVMFELQRIALLGDITRVITFQLARETSNRTYPEVGVPDAHHPLTHHGNDPDKIARMAKINQFHVSLFAEFVLKLKDTPEGGGSMLDHSLYLYGSGMGNPNVHDHTHLPVILAGGATAGVRGGRHIRFEKTTPLANLHLTLLDQAGVRLDQFADSSGKIDELGGSVSL; encoded by the coding sequence ATGATCTTGACCCGCAAACACCTTCCTCGCCGTGCTTTCCTGCGCGGCATGGGCGCGACACTGGCCCTTCCCCTCCTCGACGCCATGGTTCCCGCCGCCACCGCACTCTCTAAGACCGCCGCCCAACCCGTGCGCCGCCTGGGGTTCGTCTATATGCCCATGGGCTGTGATCTCACACGCTGGACTCCTCGGAGCGAGCATTCTCTCGATCAGCTCTCCCCCATTCTCTCCCCGCTCGAACCGATCCGGAACCACGTCAACGTATTCTCCGGATTCGAACTCAAGAACGCCTATCCTGGCACGCACGCCACCTCCAATTCCGCCTTCCTCAGCGCCGCCCGCGCCAAACTCACGGAGAGTTCCGATTACTATCTCGGCACCACGGTGGATCAAATCGCCGCCCGCCAGATCGGGAAAACGACGCAACTGCCGTCGCTCGAAATCGCCATGGACCTCCTCCAAACCACCGGCCAATGCGACAACGGCTACGCCTGCGTCTATCAAAACAACCTTTCCTGGTCCTCTCCCACCACACCCCTCCCCGCCGAAGCCCACCCGCGCCTGGTCTTTGAAACATTGTTCGGCGGCGGCGGATCCAAGGCCGAACGACGCGCCGCTCTCCGGCGCAAAGCCAGTCTGCTCGATGGATTCCGACAGGACCTCGCCCGCCTCAATCGCGAACTCGGGCCCGCCGACCGAGCACGCGTCGAGAATTACCTCGATACGATCCGCGAAGTTGAAAGACGCATCCAACTCGCCGAAACCGCCTCCCAGGAAGGGGCGCTGCCGGACATGGACCGGCCCGCCGGGGTCCCACCTTCCTATGCCGAACACGCACGAGTCATGTTCGAGCTGCAGCGCATCGCCCTCCTTGGAGACATCACGCGCGTCATCACGTTCCAACTCGCTCGCGAAACCAGCAATCGCACCTACCCCGAAGTGGGCGTGCCCGACGCTCATCACCCGCTCACCCACCATGGCAACGATCCGGACAAGATCGCTCGCATGGCCAAGATCAATCAGTTCCACGTTTCGCTCTTCGCCGAATTCGTTCTGAAATTGAAGGACACCCCCGAAGGCGGCGGTTCAATGCTCGACCATTCTCTTTATCTCTACGGAAGCGGCATGGGAAATCCCAACGTCCATGACCACACCCATCTGCCCGTCATCCTGGCGGGCGGAGCCACCGCGGGAGTTCGTGGCGGACGCCACATTCGTTTTGAAAAAACCACCCCTCTGGCTAATCTGCACCTCACCCTCCTCGATCAAGCCGGCGTCAGACTCGACCAGTTTGCGGACAGCAGCGGCAAGATCGACGAGCTCGGCGGATCGGTTTCCCTCTGA
- a CDS encoding ComF family protein, whose product MSHSPSEAPSIDPGLLQKLASNSHLWLKTALDLVFPPWCQICRLKRASCESGFVCAACQNGLQWLQPPFCEKCALPYAGSMDSNFRCANCEDMDLAFSHARSCLIVTPTFSQIIHRYKYNGHKYFEPFLTSLFVARAAPSLQSGSWTWIVPVPLHPVRRREREFNQAECLSRELSSATGIPLNVRCLSRVQNTSTQTALGREDRRRNVNKAFTVNNLEMVRAARIVVVDDVLTTGATTDACARSLLKAGAEEVAVWTLARGLVGQAALNLGRLESRIDSLGI is encoded by the coding sequence ATGAGCCACTCACCAAGCGAAGCGCCGTCCATTGATCCAGGTTTACTGCAGAAACTGGCCTCCAACTCACATCTCTGGCTCAAGACTGCACTGGACTTGGTCTTCCCGCCTTGGTGCCAAATCTGCCGACTGAAACGCGCCTCGTGCGAATCCGGGTTTGTCTGTGCCGCGTGCCAAAATGGCTTGCAATGGCTCCAACCGCCCTTCTGTGAGAAATGCGCGCTCCCCTACGCAGGGAGTATGGATTCGAACTTCCGCTGCGCCAACTGCGAGGACATGGATTTGGCCTTCAGTCATGCTCGTTCCTGTCTCATCGTGACACCCACCTTTTCCCAGATCATTCATCGGTACAAATACAACGGCCATAAATACTTCGAGCCCTTTTTGACCTCCCTCTTCGTCGCCAGAGCGGCCCCCTCACTTCAATCAGGTAGCTGGACCTGGATCGTGCCGGTTCCACTGCACCCTGTCCGGCGTCGCGAAAGAGAATTCAACCAGGCCGAGTGTTTGTCCCGAGAACTAAGCTCCGCCACCGGAATTCCACTGAACGTTCGCTGCCTCAGCCGTGTCCAAAATACGTCAACCCAAACCGCTTTGGGACGCGAAGACCGCCGTCGAAACGTCAACAAAGCATTTACAGTCAATAACTTAGAAATGGTTAGAGCCGCGCGAATCGTGGTGGTGGATGATGTGTTGACCACGGGGGCGACCACCGATGCCTGTGCAAGGTCACTCCTCAAGGCCGGGGCGGAGGAAGTGGCGGTTTGGACCCTCGCTCGAGGCTTGGTGGGCCAGGCCGCCCTCAACTTAGGACGGCTCGAATCGCGAATCGACAGCCTGGGGATTTGA
- a CDS encoding acetyl-CoA carboxylase carboxyltransferase subunit beta: protein MGTSTFTKRTLGLETVEPAVTPPELKGETSFVKKGKIGAGKSRKREIPEGLWTKCPKCSHLLHDKELDANLKVCNRCEHHFPISARERIHALVELCSFEEMDSELTSVDILKFTGAASYADKLRSYMKSTGLKDAVLTGLAQIGSHRTGLGVMDFGFLGGSMGSVVGEKITRLVETCTDRHLPVILIATSGGARMYEGMFSLMQMAKTCGALAYHAKQNLPFISVLTHPTTAGVMASFASVGDLILAEPGAMIGFAGPRVIKDTTQAELPPGFQTAEFLRDHGLIDAIIHRKELKERLANCLDYLTEGRRRAQAMAH, encoded by the coding sequence ATGGGAACCAGCACCTTTACGAAGCGCACGCTCGGACTTGAAACGGTGGAACCTGCCGTCACCCCGCCCGAACTGAAAGGCGAAACAAGCTTTGTAAAGAAGGGGAAAATCGGGGCGGGCAAATCGCGGAAACGGGAGATCCCGGAAGGTCTTTGGACCAAATGCCCCAAGTGCTCCCATTTGCTCCATGACAAGGAACTCGACGCCAACCTCAAAGTCTGCAATCGCTGCGAACACCACTTCCCGATTTCGGCGCGAGAACGCATTCATGCCCTGGTCGAACTCTGTTCGTTCGAGGAAATGGACTCGGAACTGACCAGTGTGGATATCCTGAAATTCACCGGTGCCGCTTCCTACGCGGACAAACTGCGGAGTTACATGAAATCGACCGGGCTCAAGGATGCCGTGCTGACGGGCTTGGCTCAAATCGGCTCCCATCGGACAGGGCTCGGCGTGATGGATTTCGGATTTCTGGGAGGATCCATGGGTTCCGTGGTTGGAGAAAAAATCACCCGTTTGGTGGAAACCTGCACGGACCGGCATCTGCCCGTCATCCTGATCGCCACCAGCGGCGGCGCGCGCATGTACGAAGGCATGTTCAGCCTGATGCAAATGGCCAAAACCTGCGGAGCCTTGGCCTACCACGCCAAACAAAACCTCCCTTTCATCAGCGTGCTCACCCACCCCACCACCGCCGGTGTCATGGCCAGTTTTGCCAGCGTCGGAGATCTGATCCTCGCCGAACCCGGCGCCATGATCGGTTTCGCAGGGCCGCGCGTCATCAAAGATACCACCCAAGCGGAGTTGCCTCCCGGCTTCCAAACCGCCGAATTCCTGCGCGACCACGGGCTGATCGACGCGATCATCCATCGCAAGGAACTCAAGGAACGCCTGGCAAACTGCCTGGATTATTTGACCGAAGGCCGGCGCCGCGCGCAGGCCATGGCACACTGA
- the xseA gene encoding exodeoxyribonuclease VII large subunit: MAGLQQTGWDFDAPPPERGSSSRAESSNRTWSVSELTSRLKGLIETQFRSVSVRGEISNLRIQSSGHAYFGLKDEGAQLSCVMFKSAGAESRRLLADGLSVVATGEMSVYEPRGQYQLVVRQVALEGQGALQLAFERLKQKLREEGLFDPGKKRPIPRHPQRAGVVTSPTGAALRDVCHVLARRDPGLRLLLAPCRVQGLDAAREICAALEALNQWSRVQPPGQKLDVILMTRGGGSLEDLWCFNEESVARAIRASVIPVISAVGHEIDFTIADFAADLRAATPSAAAEILSEGAMQARDFVEEVGQSLFRSARRGFDAACDGLDGARGRLARAHPRRQWEDRVQRVDEVVDRWQKSWVAALALKKQEARALGARVALRLLRPRLDAARMGVQQWRTRLESAARHGLNQKSSGWESARSRLRALSPDAVLERGYSITRRERDGVIVRRAGDVEDGEVLLTRVSAGELRSRLI; the protein is encoded by the coding sequence ATGGCGGGACTTCAACAGACCGGTTGGGACTTCGATGCTCCGCCCCCTGAACGAGGATCTTCGTCACGGGCGGAGTCCTCCAATCGGACCTGGTCCGTGAGTGAATTGACGTCGCGCCTCAAGGGTTTGATCGAAACTCAATTTCGATCCGTCTCGGTCCGGGGTGAGATTTCCAACTTGCGCATCCAGAGTTCCGGGCACGCGTATTTTGGGTTGAAGGACGAGGGCGCGCAGCTTTCCTGTGTGATGTTCAAGTCGGCTGGGGCCGAGTCTCGCCGGTTGCTGGCGGATGGGTTGAGTGTGGTGGCGACGGGGGAGATGAGCGTCTATGAGCCGCGGGGCCAGTATCAACTGGTTGTTCGTCAAGTGGCCTTGGAGGGGCAGGGGGCGTTGCAACTGGCGTTCGAGCGCTTGAAGCAGAAGCTGCGCGAGGAGGGGTTGTTCGACCCTGGAAAAAAGAGGCCCATCCCCAGGCATCCCCAGCGTGCCGGGGTGGTGACTTCTCCCACGGGTGCGGCGCTGCGCGACGTGTGCCATGTGCTGGCGAGGCGCGACCCGGGTTTGCGGCTTTTGCTGGCACCCTGCCGGGTGCAAGGCTTGGACGCGGCGCGGGAGATTTGCGCCGCCCTTGAAGCGCTCAACCAGTGGAGCCGTGTTCAGCCCCCGGGCCAGAAGCTCGACGTCATTCTGATGACGCGTGGTGGCGGCAGCCTGGAAGATTTGTGGTGTTTCAACGAAGAATCGGTGGCGCGGGCCATCCGAGCTTCCGTCATTCCGGTCATTTCCGCGGTGGGCCACGAGATTGATTTTACCATTGCGGACTTCGCCGCGGATTTGCGCGCGGCGACTCCAAGCGCGGCGGCGGAGATCTTGAGTGAAGGTGCGATGCAGGCTCGCGACTTCGTGGAGGAAGTGGGACAGTCACTTTTCAGATCTGCGCGGCGCGGGTTCGATGCGGCCTGCGATGGCTTGGACGGAGCGCGGGGTCGATTGGCACGGGCGCATCCGCGGCGCCAGTGGGAGGATCGTGTGCAGCGGGTGGACGAGGTGGTGGATCGTTGGCAGAAGTCTTGGGTTGCGGCGCTGGCGTTGAAGAAGCAGGAGGCCCGGGCGTTGGGGGCGCGGGTGGCCTTGCGGCTCTTGAGGCCGCGTTTGGACGCGGCGAGGATGGGTGTCCAGCAGTGGCGCACCCGGTTGGAGAGTGCCGCGCGGCACGGGCTGAATCAGAAAAGCTCCGGCTGGGAATCGGCTCGGTCGCGATTGCGGGCCCTCTCACCTGACGCTGTCTTGGAGCGCGGTTATTCGATCACCCGCCGGGAGAGGGATGGTGTGATCGTGCGCCGGGCGGGGGATGTCGAGGATGGCGAGGTGTTGCTGACGAGGGTTTCTGCCGGGGAACTGCGCAGCCGGTTGATCTGA
- a CDS encoding Gfo/Idh/MocA family oxidoreductase — translation MNESASTPTHAVSATPAASSNRRDFLRASTLTFGSVLAADLHLGGGVHAAGSDTLKVGLIGCGGRGTGAASQALAADKNVVLHAMADTFEDQMQNSLAALRREAPDKIKVDPERCFTGLDGYQRVLESGIDVVLLATPPGFRPVHFKAAIEANKHVFCEKPMATDSPGVRMVMEAAQVAKKKKLAVVAGFCWRYDFARREFYKRVLGGDLGEIRALYSTYYTGPVKPMPPADRRRPGMTDIEWQIRNWYNFVWLCGDGLVEQAVHSIDKIAWAMGDVPPLKAVAVGGRQIPAHGGNIYDHFHINYEYAKGVRAFLGCRQQTGCYNQNADYVLGTQGTGTIGVRSTPEIQGPKAWRYQGENNNMYQTEHDELFASIRSGNPINDGDRMCTSTLLSIMGRMAAYTGLEVTWEQALQSNDHLVPDPIDWNMKFTPPPLALPGITKFA, via the coding sequence ATGAACGAATCCGCATCCACACCCACACATGCTGTCAGTGCAACCCCTGCCGCTTCATCCAATCGGCGCGACTTCCTGAGAGCTTCGACCCTCACTTTTGGAAGCGTGCTTGCCGCAGATCTACACCTCGGCGGCGGCGTGCATGCCGCCGGCAGCGACACGCTCAAAGTCGGATTGATCGGTTGCGGAGGACGTGGCACGGGCGCCGCCAGCCAGGCTCTGGCGGCGGACAAGAACGTGGTCTTGCACGCCATGGCGGACACGTTTGAGGATCAAATGCAGAACAGCCTCGCCGCCCTTCGCCGGGAAGCGCCGGACAAAATCAAAGTGGACCCGGAGCGATGTTTCACCGGGTTGGACGGCTACCAGCGAGTGCTGGAGAGCGGGATCGACGTGGTGTTGCTGGCCACGCCGCCGGGTTTTCGTCCGGTTCATTTCAAGGCCGCGATTGAGGCCAACAAGCACGTCTTTTGTGAGAAACCGATGGCAACTGATTCACCCGGCGTCCGCATGGTGATGGAGGCGGCGCAAGTGGCCAAAAAGAAGAAACTGGCGGTCGTCGCCGGATTCTGCTGGCGCTACGATTTTGCGCGCCGGGAGTTTTACAAGCGCGTGCTGGGAGGGGATCTCGGCGAGATTCGAGCGCTCTACAGCACTTATTATACGGGACCGGTGAAGCCCATGCCGCCTGCGGATCGAAGGCGTCCCGGCATGACCGATATCGAGTGGCAGATCCGCAACTGGTACAATTTCGTCTGGCTCTGCGGGGATGGGCTCGTGGAGCAAGCGGTGCATAGCATCGACAAGATTGCCTGGGCGATGGGCGATGTGCCGCCCCTCAAAGCCGTGGCGGTCGGGGGCCGACAGATACCCGCGCATGGGGGCAACATTTACGACCACTTCCACATCAATTACGAATACGCCAAAGGAGTGCGCGCGTTCCTCGGCTGCCGGCAGCAAACGGGGTGCTACAATCAGAACGCCGATTATGTGCTGGGCACCCAGGGCACCGGCACCATTGGGGTGCGTTCCACTCCTGAAATTCAGGGCCCCAAAGCGTGGCGCTACCAAGGCGAAAACAACAACATGTATCAAACCGAGCACGATGAACTCTTCGCCTCGATTCGTTCGGGAAATCCCATCAACGATGGGGACCGCATGTGCACCAGCACCCTGCTGTCCATCATGGGTCGCATGGCCGCCTACACCGGCCTCGAAGTCACGTGGGAACAGGCCCTCCAATCGAACGATCATTTGGTGCCGGATCCCATCGATTGGAACATGAAGTTCACCCCTCCGCCTCTCGCGCTGCCCGGCATCACCAAATTCGCTTGA